In Fusobacterium massiliense, a single window of DNA contains:
- a CDS encoding methionine ABC transporter permease: MEISAILEPLFENVENPIISMLVISTVETLYMVLFSTLFSLILGFPLGVLLLVTKPGNIYEMKKFNAILEVVINALRSFPFIILMILLFPLSRFVVGTTIGSTAAIVPLSIGAAPFVARIVEGALLEVDPGLVEASQSMGANNKTIIFKVMLPECYPTLIHGITVTIISLIGYSAMAGTIGAGGLGDLAIRFGYLRFKLDIMVYSIIIIIILVQIIQSVGNFIVHRRQKKLGK; encoded by the coding sequence ATGGAGATTAGTGCTATACTTGAACCCTTGTTTGAAAATGTAGAGAATCCAATAATAAGTATGTTGGTTATATCTACTGTAGAAACATTGTATATGGTTTTATTTTCAACATTATTTTCATTGATATTAGGGTTTCCTTTAGGAGTTTTACTTTTGGTAACTAAACCTGGAAATATTTATGAAATGAAAAAATTTAATGCAATTTTAGAAGTTGTAATAAATGCTTTAAGATCTTTTCCATTTATTATCTTGATGATATTGTTATTTCCTTTATCAAGATTTGTAGTGGGAACAACTATCGGATCTACAGCAGCAATAGTGCCACTATCTATTGGAGCAGCTCCATTTGTTGCTAGAATTGTTGAAGGGGCATTATTAGAAGTTGATCCAGGTCTTGTAGAAGCAAGTCAAAGTATGGGAGCAAATAATAAAACAATAATATTTAAAGTTATGCTTCCAGAATGTTATCCTACTCTTATTCATGGAATAACAGTTACAATAATTAGCTTAATAGGTTATTCAGCTATGGCAGGAACTATAGGAGCAGGAGGACTTGGAGACTTAGCTATAAGATTTGGATATTTAAGATTTAAATTAGATATTATGGTATATTCAATAATTATTATCATAATACTTGTTCAAATCATACAATCAGTTGGTAATTTTATTGTACATAGAAGACAGAAAAAACTAGGAAAATAA
- a CDS encoding MetQ/NlpA family ABC transporter substrate-binding protein, producing the protein MSKKFVKLFGNIGAFLLLSVGAFAGTLKVGATPVPHAELLNLVKADLKKEGVDLKIVEFTDYVTPNLALSDKEIDVNFFQHKPYLDKFVEERKLNLVSLGNVHVEPIGLYSKKVKSVNELKNGSTIAIPSDPSNGGRALILLHNKGIITLKDPKNLFATEFDIVKNPKKLKFKPTEVAQLPRVLPDVTAAVINGNYALEAGLNPTKDSILLEGKESPYANIVVVRKGSEKNQDIQKLFKALRSEKVKNFINKKYNGAVVAAF; encoded by the coding sequence ATGTCTAAAAAATTTGTAAAATTATTCGGAAACATTGGTGCATTTTTATTATTATCTGTGGGAGCATTTGCTGGAACTTTAAAAGTTGGAGCAACACCAGTTCCACATGCAGAACTTTTAAATTTAGTGAAAGCTGATTTAAAGAAAGAAGGAGTAGATTTAAAAATAGTTGAATTTACAGATTATGTAACTCCAAACTTAGCATTATCAGATAAAGAAATTGATGTTAACTTCTTCCAACACAAACCTTATTTAGATAAGTTTGTTGAAGAAAGAAAATTAAATTTAGTTTCATTAGGTAATGTTCATGTTGAACCAATTGGGTTATATTCTAAAAAAGTTAAATCAGTTAATGAATTAAAAAATGGATCTACTATTGCTATACCAAGTGACCCATCAAATGGAGGAAGAGCTTTAATATTATTACATAATAAAGGTATTATTACTTTAAAAGATCCTAAAAATCTATTTGCAACAGAATTTGATATAGTTAAAAATCCTAAAAAATTAAAATTTAAACCAACAGAAGTTGCTCAATTACCAAGAGTTTTACCTGATGTAACTGCTGCTGTTATAAATGGAAACTATGCATTAGAAGCTGGATTAAACCCAACAAAAGATTCTATATTACTAGAAGGAAAAGAATCACCTTATGCAAATATAGTTGTTGTTAGAAAAGGTAGTGAAAAGAATCAAGATATCCAAAAATTATTTAAAGCATTACGTAGTGAAAAAGTTAAAAACTTTATAAACAAAAAATACAATGGAGCTGTTGTAGCTGCATTCTAA